The DNA segment ATGGATATTTATCCGAAATGCCTTTGAGGACAATCTTTGACGCGCTGGGACACCtgagctttcttcctttcttctcctcccctgcccaaAGAGATCCTTTGAGTGTATCTATTGGTTTCTGGGTCTCCCTCCTTCCAGACCTTCTCATGCgcctccttctgccccttaccGCTGGCGTCTTGCCCTTCCACTTCCTGATGCTCCCTTCTTGCCCATCTCCCGTGTTGCACCACCTGGACTCTGGCTTCCCCTGGCCCCTCCGCTCTCCACTAGTCAGGCAAAAGAGGGATTCCCTGAAAGGGCTCTGGGCACTGGAGGGCCCATTTAGACCTGGCTGCCAGGGTGTGGATTCCAGAGAAATCCCTCTCGTCAGGCCACAGGGCTCTGTCCTGAGCCACAAGGCCCAAGAAGCCATGATAGGTGCTGGCACTCTGCTGGGGGCCAGGCCAGGGTCTCAGAGGAAGGGACTTGGCAGCCCCTTCCTAGGACCTGGGTCACCAAAACCAGGCTACCCCCGCCCCTCTCGGTGCTCTCAGCCCCTGGGAGCACCACAGTCTTGGGGAAGTTCTCCAGCCTGGCCCCACATCCTTCGCACTGAGTATGTAGAAGGAGATGGCTCCTGCCTCAGGTCTGGGAGCAGGGTCCCCGTCTGGCCCTGGCCCCCTCTTTCAGGATCCCTGGATTGGATGGCGGGAGCCACAGTGATTCTCGCTGAATAGCAAGATGAATAGATACCAAGGGCTTAGGATGAGTAAGTATGTGGAGAGGGTAGacaggagagaggggaaccctcccttcctgtctcctctccttccctcacctccagGACGCCAGGAGCAGCAGACAaactctgcccttctctcccagcCAAGCCCCTCACATGCCCAGGCTTCAGCCACACAAGCAGCACTTAATGTCACCTAAGGTCTcggtccctctgctcctctgcttaCAGGTTTCCCTCTGCCAGGAGTACCCTTGCCTCATCTTTACCCTCAAAACACCACATCTCAGCTCCAATATCTCGTCTGCCTTAAACCTTTGTCCGATTCCATTCTCCCCACCCGCTCCACGCGGTAAAGTGACCCCTCCCTCCACAATGccccagctggggaaggggaagccaAGCAAGGAACAGCAGATGCGTGACGCCAAGGAATGAGTGTGAAGCTTCAAGACTGAAGATGGAGAgtaggggctggggaagggtaagagaggtgggagaggggacccaataggaaaaagaaagtttctgGGACTGGGGTACGAAGACaggacttgggggtggggagtggcggGCTGCCCGGTGGGCTGCAGGGCTGTCAGGTACCGGCACACCCCATATACAGGCCTTTTGCCGGTACGCCTTACTGTGGTTGTGGTTTTTCCCAGATCGTCCTCTTGCCCCCTCACTCTGTCCCTGAAGATCGGATAGAGAGGCCAGAGCTcaggggcctgggggaggaggtggccactcacccagaagcagcagcagcatcatCGCGGGCGCCACGCAGAGGCCCATGCCGGGCAGGCAGCGAACAGGAGAGGACGGCGAAAAGCAGAATCCCAGCAGGACAGGTGTCCCCCTCCCAGCACCGCCTGAGCCGAGCGGTGGGAACCCAGGTGTCGGTGATGACACGACCACTCCCATGGGGAGGAGCCTTTGTAGCGGGAATGACGCCCCACCCCACTGAGTCtccaccccaggccctgccttCAGGTAGGTGGGGGAGCCACTGAATCCAGCACCCGAATGTGCTTAGgtggaatcacacacacacacacacacacaccccaatgtaAGGAGACCTTGTCTCTCCCATGCCAAACTGTTAACTTTATGAAACATTGTTCTTTCCCTGCTTTTATAATTCTAACTTTTTGTTGTTAACCAACTTCAGACTTGAAGAAAAGCTGCTAACAAAAATGTCAGTGTTCTCCTTAATCTGTCCTTCTCAGGatggctttggctattcgggatcttttgtggttccacatgaattttaggatgatcTGTTCTATTTCTGGGAAAAGtaccactggaattttgatagggattgcactgaatccgtagatggctttgggtgggatggacactttaacaatgttaattcttccagtttgtgagcacagaatatcttaccgtttatttgtgtcatcttcaatttctgtcatcaaagtcttgtagttttcagtgtacaggtctctcacctccttggttaagtttactcGTTAGTATTGTTTTATGCTATTGCATATGAGAtcgtttttatttctcttaaagatAATTTGTCAGTGAATAAAAACACacctgatttttgtatgttgattttgtatgctGTAACCACcaaattttttggtggagtttttaggatttcctatatataaaatcatgtcattggagcacctggctggctcatttggagcatgtgagtcttgatctcacggttgtaagttcaagccccacattggttgtacagattgcttaaaaataaaatcttttaaaaaaataaaataagaaataagaaataaaatgtcatccGCAAACAAagatgtcagctgtgggtttaTAATTATCTGGCCTTTGTTACTTTGAGGTATATTCCTCCTACATCCAGTTTTttggagtttttatcatgaaaggatgtggtatttggtcaaatgcttgtcctgcatctattaaaatgatcatatgattttttctttctattaatgtggtgtgtcacaTTTATAGATTTGCATATGTTAAGCCAACCTCGAAtctcagggataaatcccacctgatcatggTGTGTGATCCTTCTAATGTGCTATTGAATTCACTGTGCTAATATTTGCTTGAGAATTtgtgcatctgtattcatcagggataccggtttgtagttttcttgtattgtccttgtctggctttggtatcagggcaatgctggTTTCCTAacatgagtttgggagtgttccctcctctttgaATTtgttggaagagtttgaaaaggactGGCATtaatacttctttaaatgtttggtagaattcgtcagtgaaatcatctggtcctgggcttctAACTTAACATGGACTTTATCCCACtgattttcagttctctttgaataaaaaatactgtggctataaattttcctcaaaGTACTGTTTTCATGACATACCCAATTTTTGATCAATTTTTATCTTGCAATGTTTTATCATGCAATTTTAAGTACTTTAAGACATGCAATGTAAGTGGGAGTCCCATGGGATCCAGACACCTACCCCCCCCGAAGAGTGAGAGATGTATTAatcatgttctttattttctgtattttatgatgGTTTGACATCTTGgtttggcaggggagggggggcagggagcttggTGGCTGCAGTAGAGACTGCCTCTAACCCTAATTCCTAGAGTTCACGAAAATTTGCCTATGAATATGTCTTTCATATGCAGACCGACCAACCCCATACCCCAACCTTACCAAGCCTATATTTGCCCTGCATCACCACAGCGCCAGGTACCAGACCATTAGAGACCACCCCTATACCCCCCAGCTGGTCAGTCCTGAGCCCTTTATCTTGCCCTGCCTTGCCTTGCCTGCAGAAACCTTAGTACAGGCTCTCTCCCATCactcctgcttctgcctgctgACTGAACCTCGTGCTTCCCCATGTGGGCCTGCATGGCATGACATGACCCCTTCTCTTGGGAACTGTAAGTAATAAAAACTTTCAGTGGCATTCATCTCTCCATGGCAGTACTCAGGTCATCGTTATAAATCAAAATCTCATGGGTACAATTAAGACAGAAGGCAGcttggggtgccggggtggctcatttggttgaatGTCCTACTCTTGttctcagttcaggtcatgatctctgggtcctgagacagagccccacatctggctctaagctcaggggggagtctgcttgagattctccctctccccctgcttgctctctctctctctcaaataaataaatcatatatggagagagagagacagaaggcagcTTTAGAAAACTGTCTCATCAACCTCTGGGGTTGATGGAGTGGACGCCAGCCCCAACCTGGGGCTGCCTCTTCTCTGCTGCCCATGGCAGGAACGGTTAGTTGTCAGAATTCCCCCAAGTCTTCATGCCCTCTGAAACATGATTCTGCTGCTCTTCCCATTGAGGTAGTTTGTCTCCCAATCCCTGGAAGATGGGCTAGCCCTGTGACTTGCTTGTGCCAACGGAGCATTATGGAAGTAAAATGTGCCAGTTGTAGAATCTTCCAGAGGCCTTGCAAGCTTCCCCTTGCTTtctggcagggctgggacaggTGAGACAGAAGCACTATTATGaattcttccttctgcctcaggTTCCAGTGTGGCTTGGCAGGACACTGTCACTGATCTGGTCTTTAGttaaaattctgatattttgttCCTCGTTGGGTTTTTTGGCATtgattttgatcttttaaaatattgcattaaactATCACGTATCTTGATTGCTCTTTTTTTGCACTTAAGATAAGTGCATCACGTGCCTTGCCCTAATCCTGGTCCTGCTCTCTCAGACCCTCCCCAGCTGTCATGTGAGTCAGCCTGAGCTAGTCTATTGGAAAATGGGTGCATAGCCCATTTGTCCTCATCACTCTGGTCAACAGCCAGCCAAACCCAGAAGCAGAACTGCCCACCTGACCAGCAGCTGATTGCCAACCCAGGAGCCCAGCTGAACCACCTGCTGAGTTAAACCTAATTTGCCCATTCACAGAATTAGCTGTTTTAAGCGACTGTGTTTTGGGGATGGTTTCGTTATATAGCAACAGCTGACTGATAGAGAAGGTCACCCAGCAATTCTTTCACGAAGCATGGGGAGAGAATAAATGGCTTCCCAGAATCTCCGAGGGAGGCANGTTATATAGCAACAGCTGACTGATAGAGGTCACCCAGCAATTCTTTCACGAAGCATGGGGAGAGAATAAATGGCTTCCCAGAATCTCCGAGGGAGGCAAAAGAGATGGGGCAAAGGTGTCATGCAAGCTAGGTAACACCATCCCCAGGTGCATTTGGGGCCCTGGCTGCCATCTGAGGCTCCACCCACCAGCTAGCACCCCTTGAGACCTTCAGGGAGACTCACAGAGGCTCAAAGGCAGCGTGTCTTTCTTCTGACTTCCACTTTGGTGTCCTTTTTAAAACAGCTCCCACTGTCCCCTCCCATGGGATGGAGGAGAGGCTGAGTAGTGTCCAAAGTGAGGGGGCTACAGCAGACCCCACACTCCTCCAAAACCTCAAGTGGAGGACCAAGAATAGGGGTGAGGCTGAGGAAGCGTCTGAGGGAcaagacaaggcaggaaaagggagggaagggggtccCAAGGattttgtctgggttttttttgtttttgtttttgtttttgctggggccaggctccagggaagTGGACTCCATCTGAAGTGTAGGGCCCCCAGAACTGGCTTCAGGCCCGGCAGTCACTGGTCTCTACAGAGCTGGGTCTGGGTAGACTACNtttttttgtttttgctggggccaggctccagggaagTGGACTCCATCTGAAATGTAGGGCCCCCAGAACTGGCTTCAGGCCCGGCAGTCACTGGTCTCTACAGAGCTGGGTCTGGGTAGACTACATGCAGCAGACACACCCAGGCTCCCCGGACAGACGCCTGTCCTGATGCCCATCATGACCCAGCCTCCCCTGGTGACAGGAGGCCAGTGACTACGGAGCCTTTGCTCCTTGAACTGATAGATTCTTGGGCTGGAGTATGTACCCTAACAGGATCCCCTAGTCCTAAGGAATGGGGACAGCATTGGGCACCTTCTGATAAGGCTCTGGGGTTCTGGAGTGGATGGGGCAAGCTCAACTCAGGGGAGAAACTTGCAGGCTGCCAAAGTGCAGGAGGTCTGGCTCTGGCTTTGCCCCTGGGAGACTGAGTCCCTGGAGCGGCTGTCAGCAGTCGACGGTCTGTAAGTATCCTCTCGGGAGCTCCCTCTCACCAGAGACAGGATCTTGGCTTTTGGACTTGACCTGCTGAAAATGAGAGGAGGGGTCACCCCTGAGGGCTGGgaccctctttcctccctcagtGAGGACCAGTGACCCAGGAAGAGATacaacttctctctctcccacccttgGGGCTTCCAGCATCTGGTCTCCGTGACAACAGCTTTTCCACAAGGTCATATCTCATGGGCATAATAACCCAAGCTCAGAAACCTCAGAGTAGGGGGAGGCATATGAGGGGCAGCAGAGGAGGGTGGATGAGGTGGGGAGGCCCCCCTACCTTGGGGTTGCAGGCAGCGCCACAGGGCAGAGGCTTCTCAAGGTGGCTCCTGGGCTCTGGCAGAGCTCTCCAGGTCTGCAGCAATGGGTGGAGGACACATATTGTGACCACAGTCAGGAgcccctggggcagggtggggacaggggtCTCGAGGTGACTGGATGCTCCATGGAAAGGAGGTGGGCCCATCTGGAAGGAAGCAGATGGCAAGAGCCCATCCTTTgcttccctccccatctcctcctgtGCCTCACTCACCCAGGCGCCGAGGCTTTCCAGTGGCTGCTGGGCCCAACTCCAGGGGGTGAACACTGCTGGGGGGGCGGTCCCTGTTTGGGCCGTCTTTGGGCCTGAGCAGTGCGATAAGACAGCAGGAGGTTGGCGCAGTGGTCCCGAGAAGGCATGCCCGACCTGAGTTCTGCCTTGAATGAGTCTCTACCCTTCTGGTCCATGTCACTGCCTCCAgttcccttcctgctccctcctgggAGAAGCCCCTGCGTTCCAGCCTCCAGGTCCAACTCCTGCCCTCCCAGGGCCACAGGCACTTCTCTCTAGCCCTGACATTTCTCTCAAGCTCTGCCATCACCCCAGCATCCAGGCACCCTCCGGATATTGGCATCTCTCAGGTTCCAAAGATGGGTGGACTTCCTCCCAGTAGCAGCTATACCTGTGCCCCTTGCCATTGGTGGCCCTGCTGCCCTCGATGACTCCCAGCCACGCCTGGCGGCCCACGTCCCATCTCCTAGAGCCTTGCCACGTCCTTTGCTATCTCTGTGAAACAGTCTCCACTGCCCTCAAGATTCTGCCATAGTGGTGATATGCggttgccccccaccccgcccggccCCCTTAGACACACCAAACTCTGGGCACCTTGCTCCTCCCCCATAGACCTGCAATCACTGCTCATCCTGTCAAAGTCCTCTCAGAACCTGGGACCTAGCTGGTGCCCTCCCCCTGTCCGAGCTGCCTTCTGCCCCAATCTCTAGCCCAAACCCTGTCCATTCCCGCAGCTTGTCTGGAGCACCCCCAAGGCCAGGCTGTGTCAGATGTGCCATAGGGGGCCTCCCTTGCCCAGCACCCAAGTGATCAACTGGGTGAGGGGCAGGCCCTTGGCACAAGGGCAGCCAGCCCCATAGCTAAGCAGCGGTGTGGAGTGAAAGGATGTGCTGGGCCCAGCACTTGAGGACTTGAAAGGTGTACAGAAGAGATTtaggcagaggaagtgggaaaaGGCTGACAAGTCATGAGAGGCGAGGAGAGTCTTGAAGGGCACAGTGGAGCAAGAACCGCAGGATGAGCCGTAGAACAAAGGCAGTCTAGGCTGAGGCGGCCCCctggtgggagagacagaagaggaggtcAAGAGGGGCTGAGCCGCAGCAACCAGGAGGGGTTGAGGGCCGCATGGAAATCCACACGCACCCATTGTGGCCTCCAGCTCAAGGCTCCTTTCCACCGCCTCTGCCCACCTCTGTGTAGCCAGggaccccaccccagctcccccaggCCCAGCCAAGTTCTGCAGAGCAGGAACCACAGGAGTGGGCTCAGAGCCTACCGACTGCATGTGGCATCCCTCCTCGAGCCCCAGAGCCATTGCTGGAGATGGGATCCCGGCTGCCCGCAGCAGCACCAGGCCAGGCCAGCCCCCGGGAGCAGAGGCAGCAGAAAGCTAAGGACCACTGCCAGCAGGGAGGCCTTGTGGTCTGTGGACAACAGGGTAAGGCTGAGTCCTTAGCAGGCgcaccaccccagcccctccccacttgtcCCCCATGGACACACTTTCAGGCTGCATAGGGCCACTGTCCACACTGCCACCAAACCCTGGCTTGTCGCAGGAAGGCGGAGCCCAGCCTGGAGCGCAGTGGCAGTTTTGGTTACTGTTGCAAACCtacagaggagaagagaaaaggaggatCCCATGGGATCAGGAACCCCGAGACCACCCCCCATCCCCTTTCTCGCCACTCACCCCATGGCCATGGCAGGCTGCCAGGCATTGCTCCAGCTCCCAGAAGGTAGTGTTTCGGCAGCGCCTGTCCTGGCACACCTATGGGCAGTGTGTGCAACTGGGCAGTGAGGGGGAGGGACGCTCCCACTGGTAGGACTCAAGCAttagggaggggctgggggtgcagggctCACCATGCTAGGTCCACACTGGGTGCCTGGCTCTACCAGGCCCAAGTTGAGCACGTCCAGCTGGACCCCGGGCAGCAGGAAGACTCCCCTGCAGGTCACCTCCTGGCCTCCTAGTCCAACCGTGGAGTCCACAGGCACCATGTGCGGTGGGCGTGGGCGCGGCTCCCCGCCCAGGCACTGCAGCTTCCCGCACTGCGCATCCCTGGGGAGGAAGGTGTAGGGTGCTCAAACAGCGAGAAGTGTCCTAGCGCCAACGCGCTACCCAGCTTCCTCGCCCACCTTTGCGCACAAGGCACGAAGCCACCCTTGCCGTCCTCGCCGCAGTTCCCGTGAGCGTCTCCCGCGGAGTTCACGGTCTGGAAACAGGCctctggggctgggctggagccTGAGGAAGCATGGGCGAGACCGCGCTGGCTTCAGTACCCACCCCCCGGCACTCCCCCGCCCATCTTCCCTGGAGTAGAAAACAGCGCAGACCGGAGGATGGGCCGGGGTGCTCGGGTAGTCTCACCAGGCCCCCAGAGCTGCTGGCACTGCTGCTCGAGTGTAGGACACGCGCCATCCCAGCAGTAGCCCCGGCCGCTGGCACACGGCGAACCGTCCAGTAGGTAAATGTCCGGGGGGCAGTAAGGGGAGGCGCCCGTGCAGAACTCCGGAAGGTCACAGTCGCCCACGGCTCGGCGGCACGGCACGCCAGCTGGCTTCAGCTACGCAGGTGAccaggtggagggagggtggcCGAGGCACAGAGGGACAATAGACAGCGAGAGACCCACGCCAATAGCGCGGCTCAGAGGCTGGAGGGCCAGACGGGCCCCGCGCGGAGCACAGCCAGCACCCGCAGGGGGACCCGAGCGCTCCAGTCAGCCAAGACCCCCAGGCCGGCTCGCAAGCGCCCCCTAACCCTCACCCCGAGCCTCCCACGCCCTCACCAGGCAGCGCGCGCAGCAGTCTCCGTGGGTGCACTGGGCCCCCGCACGCAGCGAGCAGTTGTGGGCGAGGCAGCAGGCGTCCGGGCACTCCTGGAGCCGAAAAGGGGATGTGGGACCCGGTGAGGAGCCGCGCCCCAGACctcgggggagggggcgggcgggCCGCCACTCgggcccccgggggggggggagcgggaGCGCGGACCTGACCTGGCTGGCGCCGCAATCACAGTCCTCGCCGTCCTCCACGAGGCCGTTGCCGCAGCGCGCCCGGGGCACGAGGAGCCTGGAGTCGGGCGCGTTGGAAAGGCACGCCCCGCCCCCTTTGCGGAAGAAGGCGCGCAGCTGGCGCCGGCTGCAGGCGCTGAACACTCGCGGGAACGGGCGCCTACGGGCGGGGAAGGGCGTCGGGCGCGCGGGGACCGCCACCCTCGGCCCCCCTCTCCTCTCCGAtctcctcccacagcccctgggcGCGCGCACACCGCCTAAGCGACCGGCGGCCCGGATCCTCTAGATGCAGGGCCCAAAGAGGGCAAGTAACCCGCACAAAGTCACACTGCGAGCCCGAGGCGGGAGCGCGTCACGCCAGGACCAGGCAGCCCAGGACTCGAGGCCGAATCGCGACCTAGCGCTGCTACTCCCGGGGTTAGAGAATCCTTGCTAGAATGTtctaaaaattatcttcattcttttgatAATCCGCTTTTTCTGCGTTTCCTCTTTTTAAGCGTCATAAAGAACTCTCGGGGCGGTGCTTTGATCATATCCCCATTTTACCGAAGAGGAAATCGAGGGATAACCTTTTCTCCCAAAGAAAGGGCCGCCGAGGAAGGCCCCCGGGTCCAGCGGAGCCTCCCCCGCCGCCCCTACGCGAGCAGTGTCCGTACCCCGTGGCCGCGGCCATGACGCAGCCGCCGGGCTCGGCCGCCGCCTCCACGCAGCAGCCGTCAGGGTCGTGACTGAGGCCAAGGCTGTGACCTATCTCGTGGGCCATGGTGGCCGCCGCGCCAATGGGGAGCTCTGAGTGGTCCTGAGAGGGAGTGGGGACGGTCACGGCGGGCTGAGGGGACGCCTCCTCCCCGCACCCCTTCCCTGCGTCCTGCTCCCGTcccgagtgtgtgtgtggggagggggtgaagcTCACCGTGCTCACGCCGCCCGAGCTCTCGGCGCGACACATGCCCTCGATGGGCGCCAGGCCCACGGTGGCGCCCTGGAAGGCGCGGCCCCTGAAGGCAGAACGCAGTGTGACCCGGCAGGGCCAGGATTCTAGGCGGCCGGCAGGGGCCCCGCGGGGTCGGCGGAGGCACCCACGTGAGCAGCTGCGCCGAGTCGTGGGGCCGCCGTGCCCACAGCCCCCGGCGCCAGCGCAGGAAGGCCCAGAGCGTGGCGTTCGCGTCCGGCGTGACGCGGCTCTGGTCCTGCTCTGTCCACACTTCCAGGCCGGTCAGGGCCACCTGAATGTCCAGAGTCCTGAGAATCTGCGGACGGGACGGGGGTGAGGACAAGAGGTGCCACAGCACCGGTGCTCCTTCGAGGGGGCGCCCTCTCTTCTCCGTTCCCTGGCCTCATCTCCAAGCCTGCCACACTCCCCTAGGACTTGCCAGCCCATATggcagtccccccccccccccaattaggGCTCTCTTTCCACCAACCCCAACCTGGTCCACATAGTTGGCCACTTCCAGGAGGCGCTGTTTGGTGTGGTTCAAGTTCCGGTGCTGGGTCAAGAACTGGAAATGCAGACATAAGGGGGTGTGACAGGCTGAACTGGCCCCATCCCACCCCGCCAGCCCCCTGGGGCCTCTGGCTCACCAGCGTGTGGTCAGCCACTATGTACAGCTCCAGGAACTTCGGGCTCCTGCGGACCTCCCGCCTCTCCTGGGGAGAGGCAATGGTGACCCTCAGTGGCAGGCTGTTGGGCTTCAGTCCTGACCACTAACCCCAATTCCCAGGAAGCACaaagttaactttaaaaattgctagaacttgtTTCTTCAGCctccaaataaaaatttcaggatCGGAGGCCCGGAACTGCAGCTGTGTATTCCTATTCCT comes from the Ailuropoda melanoleuca isolate Jingjing chromosome 13, ASM200744v2, whole genome shotgun sequence genome and includes:
- the ADAM33 gene encoding disintegrin and metalloproteinase domain-containing protein 33 isoform X16, whose product is MRGLITLGRNASYYVHPRSTGDSEDFITHRMFRIGQLLSWKGACGHRDARNKGDMASLSRDTQIKERREVRRSPKFLELYIVADHTLFLTQHRNLNHTKQRLLEVANYVDQILRTLDIQVALTGLEVWTEQDQSRVTPDANATLWAFLRWRRGLWARRPHDSAQLLTGRAFQGATVGLAPIEGMCRAESSGGVSTDHSELPIGAAATMAHEIGHSLGLSHDPDGCCVEAAAEPGGCVMAAATGRPFPRVFSACSRRQLRAFFRKGGGACLSNAPDSRLLVPRARCGNGLVEDGEDCDCGASQECPDACCLAHNCSLRAGAQCTHGDCCARCLLKPAGVPCRRAVGDCDLPEFCTGASPYCPPDIYLLDGSPCASGRGYCWDGACPTLEQQCQQLWGPGSSPAPEACFQTVNSAGDAHGNCGEDGKGGFVPCAQRDAQCGKLQCLGGEPRPRPPHMVPVDSTVGLGGQEVTCRGVFLLPGVQLDVLNLGLVEPGTQCGPSMVCQDRRCRNTTFWELEQCLAACHGHGVCNSNQNCHCAPGWAPPSCDKPGFGGSVDSGPMQPESTTRPPCWQWSLAFCCLCSRGLAWPGAAAGSRDPISSNGSGARGGMPHAVGPKTAQTGTAPPAVFTPWSWAQQPLESLGAWMGPPPFHGASSHLETPVPTLPQGLLTVVTICVLHPLLQTWRALPEPRSHLEKPLPCGAACNPKQVKSKSQDPVSGERELPRGYLQTVDC
- the ADAM33 gene encoding disintegrin and metalloproteinase domain-containing protein 33 isoform X10, translating into MSSLSLWSLPVQPWLSFGAGSLALQDHCHYHGHVRGFPDSWVVFSTCSGMRGLITLGRNASYYVHPRSTGDSEDFITHRMFRIGQLLSWKGACGHRDARNKGDMASLSRDTQIKERREVRRSPKFLELYIVADHTLFLTQHRNLNHTKQRLLEVANYVDQILRTLDIQVALTGLEVWTEQDQSRVTPDANATLWAFLRWRRGLWARRPHDSAQLLTGRAFQGATVGLAPIEGMCRAESSGGVSTDHSELPIGAAATMAHEIGHSLGLSHDPDGCCVEAAAEPGGCVMAAATGRPFPRVFSACSRRQLRAFFRKGGGACLSNAPDSRLLVPRARCGNGLVEDGEDCDCGASQECPDACCLAHNCSLRAGAQCTHGDCCARCLLKPAGVPCRRAVGDCDLPEFCTGASPYCPPDIYLLDGSPCASGRGYCWDGACPTLEQQCQQLWGPGSSPAPEACFQTVNSAGDAHGNCGEDGKGGFVPCAQRDAQCGKLQCLGGEPRPRPPHMVPVDSTVGLGGQEVTCRGVFLLPGVQLDVLNLGLVEPGTQCGPSMVCQDRRCRNTTFWELEQCLAACHGHGVCNSNQNCHCAPGWAPPSCDKPGFGGSVDSGPMQPESTTRPPCWQWSLAFCCLCSRGLAWPGAAAGSRDPISSNGSGARGGMPHAVGPKTAQTGTAPPAVFTPWSWAQQPLESLGAWMGPPPFHGASSHLETPVPTLPQGLLTVVTICVLHPLLQTWRALPEPRSHLEKPLPCGAACNPKQVKSKSQDPVSGERELPRGYLQTVDC
- the ADAM33 gene encoding disintegrin and metalloproteinase domain-containing protein 33 isoform X11 — encoded protein: MGRGSPRARGSRAWLLVLLLLRLPLPVRGAEAFQGKHSGEPVTLHWVLDGRARRAGTLEEPVSKLDTALVALKAAGQELLLELEKNHRLLVPGYTETHYSPDGQPVVLVPNCTERREVRRSPKFLELYIVADHTLFLTQHRNLNHTKQRLLEVANYVDQILRTLDIQVALTGLEVWTEQDQSRVTPDANATLWAFLRWRRGLWARRPHDSAQLLTGRAFQGATVGLAPIEGMCRAESSGGVSTDHSELPIGAAATMAHEIGHSLGLSHDPDGCCVEAAAEPGGCVMAAATGRPFPRVFSACSRRQLRAFFRKGGGACLSNAPDSRLLVPRARCGNGLVEDGEDCDCGASQECPDACCLAHNCSLRAGAQCTHGDCCARCLLKPAGVPCRRAVGDCDLPEFCTGASPYCPPDIYLLDGSPCASGRGYCWDGACPTLEQQCQQLWGPGSSPAPEACFQTVNSAGDAHGNCGEDGKGGFVPCAQRDAQCGKLQCLGGEPRPRPPHMVPVDSTVGLGGQEVTCRGVFLLPGVQLDVLNLGLVEPGTQCGPSMVCQDRRCRNTTFWELEQCLAACHGHGVCNSNQNCHCAPGWAPPSCDKPGFGGSVDSGPMQPESTTRPPCWQWSLAFCCLCSRGLAWPGAAAGSRDPISSNGSGARGGMPHAVGPKTAQTGTAPPAVFTPWSWAQQPLESLGAWMGPPPFHGASSHLETPVPTLPQGLLTVVTICVLHPLLQTWRALPEPRSHLEKPLPCGAACNPKQVKSKSQDPVSGERELPRGYLQTVDC
- the ADAM33 gene encoding disintegrin and metalloproteinase domain-containing protein 33 isoform X12, which translates into the protein MGRGSPRARGSRAWLLVLLLLRLPLPVRGAEAFQGKHSGEPVTLHWVLDGRARRAGTLEEPVSKLDTALVALKAAGQELLLELEKNQLLVPGYTETHYSPDGQPVVLVPNCTERREVRRSPKFLELYIVADHTLFLTQHRNLNHTKQRLLEVANYVDQILRTLDIQVALTGLEVWTEQDQSRVTPDANATLWAFLRWRRGLWARRPHDSAQLLTGRAFQGATVGLAPIEGMCRAESSGGVSTDHSELPIGAAATMAHEIGHSLGLSHDPDGCCVEAAAEPGGCVMAAATGRPFPRVFSACSRRQLRAFFRKGGGACLSNAPDSRLLVPRARCGNGLVEDGEDCDCGASQECPDACCLAHNCSLRAGAQCTHGDCCARCLLKPAGVPCRRAVGDCDLPEFCTGASPYCPPDIYLLDGSPCASGRGYCWDGACPTLEQQCQQLWGPGSSPAPEACFQTVNSAGDAHGNCGEDGKGGFVPCAQRDAQCGKLQCLGGEPRPRPPHMVPVDSTVGLGGQEVTCRGVFLLPGVQLDVLNLGLVEPGTQCGPSMVCQDRRCRNTTFWELEQCLAACHGHGVCNSNQNCHCAPGWAPPSCDKPGFGGSVDSGPMQPESTTRPPCWQWSLAFCCLCSRGLAWPGAAAGSRDPISSNGSGARGGMPHAVGPKTAQTGTAPPAVFTPWSWAQQPLESLGAWMGPPPFHGASSHLETPVPTLPQGLLTVVTICVLHPLLQTWRALPEPRSHLEKPLPCGAACNPKQVKSKSQDPVSGERELPRGYLQTVDC
- the ADAM33 gene encoding disintegrin and metalloproteinase domain-containing protein 33 isoform X1, with amino-acid sequence MGRGSPRARGSRAWLLVLLLLRLPLPVRGAEAFQGKHSGEPVTLHWVLDGRARRAGTLEEPVSKLDTALVALKAAGQELLLELEKNQLLVPGYTETHYSPDGQPVVLVPNCTDHCHYHGHVRGFPDSWVVFSTCSGMRGLITLGRNASYYVHPRSTGDSEDFITHRMFRIGQLLSWKGACGHRDARNKGDMASLSRDTQIKERREVRRSPKFLELYIVADHTLFLTQHRNLNHTKQRLLEVANYVDQILRTLDIQVALTGLEVWTEQDQSRVTPDANATLWAFLRWRRGLWARRPHDSAQLLTGRAFQGATVGLAPIEGMCRAESSGGVSTDHSELPIGAAATMAHEIGHSLGLSHDPDGCCVEAAAEPGGCVMAAATGRPFPRVFSACSRRQLRAFFRKGGGACLSNAPDSRLLVPRARCGNGLVEDGEDCDCGASQECPDACCLAHNCSLRAGAQCTHGDCCARCLLKPAGVPCRRAVGDCDLPEFCTGASPYCPPDIYLLDGSPCASGRGYCWDGACPTLEQQCQQLWGPGSSPAPEACFQTVNSAGDAHGNCGEDGKGGFVPCAQRDAQCGKLQCLGGEPRPRPPHMVPVDSTVGLGGQEVTCRGVFLLPGVQLDVLNLGLVEPGTQCGPSMVCQDRRCRNTTFWELEQCLAACHGHGVCNSNQNCHCAPGWAPPSCDKPGFGGSVDSGPMQPESTTRPPCWQWSLAFCCLCSRGLAWPGAAAGSRDPISSNGSGARGGMPHAVGPKTAQTGTAPPAVFTPWSWAQQPLESLGAWMGPPPFHGASSHLETPVPTLPQGLLTVVTICVLHPLLQTWRALPEPRSHLEKPLPCGAACNPKQVKSKSQDPVSGERELPRGYLQTVDC